Genomic DNA from Nitratidesulfovibrio vulgaris str. Hildenborough:
GCTCGCGCCTGTGGCTGCTGCGCCGCGAGAAGCAACTTCCCGAAGTGGTCGCCCGGGCGCGTGACTATGCGCTCGAGGCTCTGCAATGGCTCGTCGACGAGGGGCGGGTGGAGTCCCTTGAGGTGTTCGCCAGCGTGGTCGGGCCGGGCCACCTGCACATCACGGTGCAGCTGCGGCTGCCGCGCGGGGCTGGCGGGTGGCAACAGACGTTCGGCTACCGTCCGGAAACGAACCGGTTCGACCTTGCATAGGAGGCACCATGCCCTTTGATCGTCCAAGTCTGCCTGCGCTGGTAGAGCGTGCCGAGTCCGATCTTTCGGCGCGGTTGCTCGACGGCGAGCAACCCCTCCGGCGTTCCGTGGCCGGGGTGCTGGCCCGGGTTACAGCAGGGCAGGCCCACATGCTCTATGGCTATCTCGACTGGCTGGCGCAGCAGCCCTTTCCGGACACGGCAGAGGCCGAGTATCTGGCCCGCCTTGCGCGGGTATGGGGCATCGGCCGCAAGCCCGCCGTGGCCGCAGCCGGAACCGTGACCCTGCAAGGTCAGCCTGGGGCCGTGCTGCCTGCCGGGCAGGAACTGCGGCGCGATGACGGAACCCTCTACCGGGTGCAGGCCGACAGCCACGCCGCCGGCGCGACGGTCACGGCCAGCGTGACCGCGCTTGTGGCAGGGCAGGGGGGCAACGTCGCCGCCGGGCAGTCTCTCATGCTGACTTCGCCCGTGGCCGGGTTGCAGCCCGTGGCGCAGGTGACGGGTAACGGCATCACCGGCGGGCTGGATGCCGAAGACGATGCGAGCCTTCGCGCCAGACTGCTGCGACGCATTCAGGAACCGCCCCACGGCGGGGCCGCTGCCGACTATGTGGCGTGGGCACTCGAGGTGCCCGGCATCACCCGCGCGTGGGTCTACCCGGGGCGAATGGGCGCGGGGACGGTGGGGGTGGCCGTGGTCGCCGATGGCCTGGCTTCAGGCCCCATCCCGGATAGCACGTTGCTGGCCAAGGTGCAGGCGCACCTTGAAGGCGTGCGCCCGGTCACCTGCGAGGTGACGGTGTTCGCGCCGCAGGTGCTGACCGTGCCCATCACCGTGCGCCTCGTGCCCGATAGCGAGGCCGTGCGTGCGGCGGTGCGGGCTGAACTGCGCGACCTGTTCGCCCGCGAATCCTCGCCCGGTGCGGTCATCAGGGTGTCGCACCTGCGCGAGGCCGTCTCCGTCTCACCCGGTGAGGAGGACCACGTCCTCCAATCCCCCACGGCGGACGTCGTGCCCGCCAGCCACCAGATGCCGGTGCTGGGCGACATCACCTTCGCCACGGCCTAGGAGCACGCATGCAACCCTACACAGAAGACGACTACGCCGCGCAACTCTTGCAGCTGTTGCCCCAAGGCCCGGCATGGCCGCGTGACCCGGAGGCCGTGCTCACGGCCCTTGCGCGGGCGCTGGCCATGGAACCTGCCCGCGTGGATGCCACAGGCCACCGTCTGCTTGCGGAGATGGACCCGGCGCAGGCGCTGGCCCTGCTGCCGGAGTGGGAACGTGTCTGCGGCCTGCCTGACGGATGCTCGCAACCGGGCGAGACCATCGCCGAACGCCGCGAGAACGTGGTGCTCCGCCTTTCCGCCCGTGGCGGGCAGACCCCGGAATACTATGCGGAACTGGCG
This window encodes:
- a CDS encoding phage GP46 family protein: MADLLLAFGSLGADLALTHLAGAKDLAIDDGLLSAVVVSLFSDRLADGGDELPAGEADRRGWWADATLPGGKDRIGSRLWLLRREKQLPEVVARARDYALEALQWLVDEGRVESLEVFASVVGPGHLHITVQLRLPRGAGGWQQTFGYRPETNRFDLA
- a CDS encoding baseplate J/gp47 family protein, whose protein sequence is MPFDRPSLPALVERAESDLSARLLDGEQPLRRSVAGVLARVTAGQAHMLYGYLDWLAQQPFPDTAEAEYLARLARVWGIGRKPAVAAAGTVTLQGQPGAVLPAGQELRRDDGTLYRVQADSHAAGATVTASVTALVAGQGGNVAAGQSLMLTSPVAGLQPVAQVTGNGITGGLDAEDDASLRARLLRRIQEPPHGGAAADYVAWALEVPGITRAWVYPGRMGAGTVGVAVVADGLASGPIPDSTLLAKVQAHLEGVRPVTCEVTVFAPQVLTVPITVRLVPDSEAVRAAVRAELRDLFARESSPGAVIRVSHLREAVSVSPGEEDHVLQSPTADVVPASHQMPVLGDITFATA
- a CDS encoding YmfQ family protein, with translation MQPYTEDDYAAQLLQLLPQGPAWPRDPEAVLTALARALAMEPARVDATGHRLLAEMDPAQALALLPEWERVCGLPDGCSQPGETIAERRENVVLRLSARGGQTPEYYAELATLLAGGVCTVREYRPFRVGHSAVGQPLSNGAWVHTFTIGAPSVPVRGFAVGAGAAGEPLRRWGHERLECVIRRLKPAHTHVIFTYGAASAQQGATHA